The Argiope bruennichi chromosome 9, qqArgBrue1.1, whole genome shotgun sequence nucleotide sequence gtaagaaatattttgaaaacgaaactaaaatgaaaacgaaacgaaatagtttcggaaccacaactaaaaattattccttattcaaacaaaaatcaaaaaaggaacaggaaaaacttcatagtatttagagagcgcaaatgcagctacttctaaaacacagatgaattgagacaaaagtaataaaatcaagttaataggaaaaatcaaattaaaccaaataaaaaattgcaagttGTTGCAGCAAAGAATGAACATTAGAATACACAAAATCATCGATCACTTCATTGTAAAATAAACCAAAATGAGTCGTGAACGGTATCTATGAAATTTTcgataaaaacaaacaatttatattcTCAAGCAATGAATGAGctttataagataataaaatggatTTGTATTAATGGTCATTAGAAAAtctatatgaatttaatttgattttttttacaaattaattgaaataaataaaaatgaaaatgaatgaaatagctTTAATTAAGCGTAGCGTAATAGTTAGTGTAGTAATTTGTAATACataaagaaataagttaaataaactCTTCGAATATTTTTAGCAAGATTCACTGCTAACTACTCTCTGCCTCATTTTAGAGGGAAGAAAGATGTCTCCTTCCAACTATTTACGAGCAGGTGATATTGtatctgaaaatgaaactttgagcAACATCTCAAACCAAACAGGTTTGAATTTTTTCCCACTTGCATCATAATCTATTTCTGAACAACTTTCTTATACTGTCACCCACGagttatatgatttttatacatccgattttaaaatcaattcaactCACTttcatttttcctgtttttcagATGAAAATGTGGGACCGGAACTTTCAGATGAGGATTCGTCACCATTTTTTCCAATTGAACTGACTTACCCCAGAAtgagtaaaatttttcaatacttatttattaactttttttttaaatataactcacTCGGAGCTTTCTCTACGGTCTGAAGAAATCAATTCGTGTAACGTCGCAGACACCTAACTGCAGAGCGGATGTCTTCATCATTAACGATTTGCGTTTTGTTTACAATTTGTGAAatcatttgaagtaaaaaaaaaatcataattttgcttTTGCTATTAATCGGGCTGTTTACTAAAGgacgagattttttttaactcgatTGTATGGTATTTCCATTATCTTTTCGAACTTTGTGTGCACAGTTGCGAACAAACGCATTGCTCCACTTTTTTTGTAAATGCCTCCCCCCTTCAATGAATATCTCTTGAAGTCATAAGAAATGGCTTACacctaaggattttttttttaaacttttactttctGGCTAATgaagtgtacaaagaaaaatgattgtaatcatcaaaaaattcgaactcgagacgtTGACGAATTTCGATTCCATGTTTGACTCAAGATTCGACTGAAATGATCGTGAATGAACGATTTGGTTCAACGCTTCACTGCCGCACCTCCGTGATTCGGGAAAATATATTTGTGTGATTATGACTATCAACACGACAcagaaaattctttgagctaaaAGGATGAAATCCAACATGCGGTTTTGCATCAgttttgcagatttctattaaattttgaacaaaaacatTCTCAGCAAGTATACCTGTCGCAAAGCAtaacgaattaaataaatgaaatcaggAGCGTCGTTTTAATGTCTAAAGTGCGGATATGCATCGAcctttgaaccaaatccatcaacaGATCGACTCTCGACCAACATATGTGCATTTTGCATCGCATGTAAATGCGATCATTCAAAAGCGCAACGACTGAGAAAAATGAAGTGATcttattaaggaaattttaactTTGTGTCAAATTCTAGATTCAACcggtagaaaaagaaaaaaagtcttcCAAGATGTGCATTTGGTTTTCTTCACGATACTAGAAGGCACTAAatattccgaaaataaaaatccGGAGTACTCGTGCTATTCACCGCCTTGCACGGGATCCACATCTTTTATGATGGTGGTAGTGGTAGAAGGGAAGAGAGTAATACCTTTATTACGGAATATGCGAACAAGTTTCGGTGAGATTATTACCAATGGTTCCCTTTCGTTTGAAAAGGGTGCTTCTTTTAATGATGTCACTGTTTAACCATTTTGGCGTCATTACAACATTTGAGTCATTTTTGCAATAGAGAGACATTTGGTTACAATTTTAATTCCAATGAATGCAAACATTTGGTTACAATTTTAATTCCAATGAATGCAAACATTTGGTTACAATTTTAATTCCAATGAATGCAAACATTTGACAATAACTAAGCTTTGATGAAGTTTTTGTTTGAATtctttgaatatgaatgaaagcaaaaatactccgattttagaaaaaaaaaaaaaagttaaacttttaaaatttgcgATGAAAACGaagcttaaactttttttttaacgcaACAGGGCTCgcaaaatttgtaacaatatatttttttactactaaACAATCCAAAATGATCAGACACATGAAAATTCGATAGCAATTTTTTTCGATTAGGTAGGACTATGCTCGTTTATACCTAATGCTAAACGCAATTTATGATAGGACGATAAGAGAAAAGTTACATGGTGTACCATATTGCACAAGCAGAACATAATGCAGGTGAAATCAGTCGAAGCAAACATTATAGGAAAAGATATTGTACTATTGCCGTGAATGAACTAGTTCTGAATAAGACTTTGATCTGatgtattagaaaatatttttcctttaaattttaatgatattctttttaaaaacactatttaGAATGCAATTTGTTCAATTAGGGTCTAGAATTCTAATTCTTATATCTATATGATATTATTTCCTATCCAATGAAGATACAGACTATTCTATCTCCTGTTCATAGCTTTCTTGCCTTCTATCAAGTCGATCATTGCGCATTGTACGATATTGCGCAACCCAGTTGTCAGATAaccacaaataattttaaatgcatgggCATGGAGGGACATAAAGATAATTCGGATGTATGTGATATGCAGAGTGATTTACACCGCGGGAGTATGAATCGCACATTTGATTGTAACTATTAAGTTgttcccttcttttttttcagttcacGGAGAAGAAGCCCCGCAGCTCGTGAAAAGAAGCAGTGGAAATGATCCCGATACCTTCATACCACCCCCAGAATTTGCGGAAGAGGAGTTTGAAGTAAAGACCTCTGACAGATACGGGGAATCAGATCATGATTTAAGAGGGAAGAAGTACGAGAAAAAAGACGTTGGTTCCTTCAGGCCCCCCTCAGATCACGCTGTTAGGGACGAAAAATATGCGTGGAAAGATCATGGTTCTTTCAGACTTCCATCAGGACCTGAGTTTGGGGATAGGAAATATAATAGGAAAGGTCCTGGCTCTTTCAGACCTTCCTCGGATCCTGAGTTTGGGGATAAGAATTATGGAAGGAAAGATTCTGATTCCTTCAGATCTCTCTCAGATCCTGATTTCAGAGATGATAGGAAAAACTCTAATTCCTTCAGGCATCCCTCGGATCCTGATTTTGGGGATATAAAACATGGAAAAGATCTCGAAGATTCACCCGACTCCGATAGTTCATTCCTTTCGGACAATAATGATACACCCTCGAAGACTTTCGAACAAGAGGAACACAACAGTCCTCACTTAGACGAACATCCATCCTTCAGAGGCCAAAGTGAGAGTAGGGACCCTACCTATTGGGGAGGAAATTATGGCTATGCATGCAGGGTTCCACAGTTGAGAAACTCTGAAGTAACTTGCTGGAAGTGGCCCAATTGGCAGTGAGTGATTCTACTAACATATGTTGtcattatttatttgctttattcatTAACCCTAAAACTGCTTATCCATAAATATTCGTGGTTAAGGAAGGTCAGTCTATTTTCTGTGGCATCCCCGATTTTTGATGATTTAGTGTGTTTATCTTCCActattgcagatttttattatattttactattatcaGGCACCTGTTTGAAAATgatgcatctaaatagtgatttcgAAAAATTCCACAGTCACAGGGTTAATGATAAAATATCTGTTTCTCGgagtaattgaaaactgaaatggaaaatgcagtaaatgcaaaaaagaaattaatcaaaatttaataaatgccagTGTTTCCAACCTGAGAAGCGATGATAGTGTGCAACAAAATTTGAGTAGTTGAAAAACGAATTGATATTTTCTCACCAGTGACGTTTAATATAGAGAGAAGTGACTTGGAGAACAAAGTAGAAAGgttaatttttcttaagataattATCATTTCATCAACTATTGTGTGTCCAATGCATCACAAAATGCGTCTTAAAATAATCGGCCAGcgtaattcaaatgaaatttgctaaATGAATACAAGCGTACTGCATACTTGCCCAGACTGACGGATGAAAACTGATGAAAAAGGAAAATGGAACACGAAGTCAATATTACTGACAAGGAAGGCACAGTGAGTGCCAGAATTAAACCGAAATTCATTGTTTACTCTCCTGTAAACTTTGAATGTGGCACTTACTGTATATTCCATTTCCAGTTTTCAATTAACAAAtaacgccggcgtcctggcctaggggtagtgcgtcttccccgttatTTAGGCCTTCCgagttcgagcatggttgttctcatctttgtgttctctctgtgaggtgcgtgaacgagtcccccctgtaaaaagaggtccAAGTAAAAAGAGGTAGTGCAAGTGAGTGTTTGTAtgttatcttcatttgagctagaagtcagacttttgccctagggtgctcaggggtctttactctcagaagctactgcgcaaaaatttggtttaaatagtcacacgacgaaaaaaaaatcacaaataaggGCGTAGATAGAGTGAAAATGCAAGAGATGCCATAACCggctttcagaaaaataataaatttctgggTTTGCATTCACGTTATTTGAAGTACTCCAACTGAGAGAGAGTCCACGGCTCACAAATAGTCCTGCTTTACTAAAATGCCGAATCTCTCCGGGTAACTAAAGAAGAAAATGGAATCATTACTTCAGTGCTGTTTTTCATAGACGTATCTAAAATTAGCATTGGTAAATACATCAatgtttcaagttaaaaaaaaatcatgataaattGAATCatcttccaaataaaaataatcaaaattatgctCACTATACAATATCtcatcattaatttataaattttaatccataattttaaaatggcctataattcttcaataattcCTACAATACCTAAAAGCTGGATTCCAAAGAAATATACCAAGTATATTTCTggtgataaaattcaaaataagtgaTATAATGCGTTTCTTATAAACAATAGATTTCGATTTATCTTCTTATATAGAATCGATTAAGATCTAATGGATTCTTCAttgttatacattttaataacgTATAACAATGAAATAGCATTTTCAATAGCATAACAATGAAATAGCAACATTAACTATAAAATTCTAACACAATATAAATGGAACAATTTTCTGCTCTGCAATACTATAAAACCCCGCTTCCaatcaaatttatgaataatcttTACTTCGTCAAGAAAtggattctttttatattttgataaaggGAACCTTATTACATGCTTCGGTATCTTTATGCATATGCATTATGATTctgattcattttcatttcaatatatattagcattatttttactatcaaaGGTACGACACAAGAACTGCTTGATGCCAGACgaatatatttcagtaaattaagAGTGATCAAAATTAGTCATATCCAGCTGTATCTTACACGTCCGAAACACGCAAatgtaaaaagaagtaaaaaagaaaaaaagaaaagaaatgtgcGCGTTGGCCGTAACTGTGTTTATTAAACGCTATTATTTCTCATCGACACACCTTCCGTTTCGCTTATCTGTCACCATGCCAAGCGAGATGAGAAGACAAATACCAATTTCTCATAGTTATGCTATAATATGATAGAAAAACAGATAGGATATAAAAGAATGGTAtcgaaaaatagagagaaaaaattgGCCATATCCTAGTatgaatgcaaataaaagaatgatCAGGGACAAATCATGCTGATTTTAATCGTTCGTTTGCGAAAGACTTCCTCGAATGCGACAAAATATTCCGGTATCTGGCAATGTCGTTTATTTGTTGTCATCTTTCAGAAGTTGCAAGCAGACTTGCATTTATGGGCATGGAATCACCAGTCCAAGAGGTACGCTGAGAAGTACAACGTACACTTGCAGAAACACAGAGAATCAGTGGAAACCCCACAGAATGGAAGATTGCCAACGTAAGTATAACTCTGCCTTTCTACcatccaaatttttttaagttaaaggaataaattttgatCTGCTATATTCTAAATGGATTGCTGTATCatttattgtttgacaacggattctaaaacccccTTGCTTTAGCGCATGctttaggatgagtttaattcgtcaaaataggggtgagaggaaagatgaaaggatggcatatttacatttaacaataaaataaactcggattattcgcagactgaattaaaataatactattaagcTTTagaccaaaataaaataaaagtatatagttaaaagtaatttcaagcaaaatattgaaaacattgcgataattttttaacataatctaAATGCTTTAATACAAAGGTTATCAGCATAGTATAGTATAGTAGTTCACTGCATTTAGGGGAATAGGagaaagaatttgtaatttttttaaaactttgatcgAGTATTCCTTTGATCTCTGAAACAAAGAACTGAAAAGTTACTACCTGTGAATGTGGAGCTCCAACTTCCACCCCCCCCTTCACTCtcccctaaaaatttgaaaaagtcaGTATATAAAACTGTTATATCTTGCTTATAAAACTtgttaaaactttgatttttcgtaaatatgattaattgatCATTCTATGTATTATCATATCAGATTGAAATTTGTATCTGCCACAGTTTTCCTGCAATATAAGTAATACCAGTGTAATCTTAAATtcccataaaaaatataattttttctacggtaatctttttaaatttaagagcacaaaataaagatttgattgaactttgaaatgcaaaaatataaataccgCTTAATTGAATATTCGAAATACTGTactgttttatactttttttttacaaatgatgcTCTTAAAAACCTCTGCGTCCTTgcctttctttaaaaagaatgttgTGCATTTCTTTTGGACGAGAAAACCagtaagaaagtttaaaatcaaaGTTTACTAAACGCTAAGCAGCTCAGAAGTTCCTGTAGATATAGGATTTGGAACACaatcttttaaattagaaattcacAAGTGTagtttgtatttcatttcaattcacttttttatttataaatactgtagccataaaaaacatttcttgctagataatgtgaaatattgtaattgttcTGATATTACTGTACTATATTATCATCTTCCTCGGCGACACATATTGCTACGGTATCAGAGATTACAAGTTTGAATTTGATGTTATTTAGGTCCAAGATATTACTTACATCTTTAATAGAGATAGGATTCTACTCAAAATGGCACCGAACGATAAAACGAGGCTACTGCACTCTGCAGCCCTGCGAAGAAAGAAAACTTGATTGAGatgaaatatgacatttttaatgAAGTGGTAGGTCAAGCGAATGCTGCAGCTGTCCTCTTTCAACCACATCGACATTTCCGATGTACAATCCGCCAAATGCAAATATGGCAGGGACACAGTTTGAATCTATGGACTTGGAAATGGAAGTTAGTGTACAAATAATTGAAGCACGGACACTCTGCTAAAGGACAGCCAAAGTCCTTGTTTCTAAATACGTGTAGGCGCAATAAAGTTTGTGGAAAGAAATACGTGTGTGCGAAACATAATCTGCgttgtattttctttaaaaattatcgaCACCAAAGCTGTCCTAATATCGAAGCAATATATAATGccagaaaagataaaaataatgatattatcattatcattatctCATCCGAAcatcaatattattattgttcagataatatttataaaatgacataATCCGAATAATTATATCATTCTAAATTATCcagatagaaaaaatataatgacagtatttttaaataaaataatattaaggttCAATGTAAAcgtctttctttttcatttgcaatagttatgaattcttaattcaaaagattatgttccaaatttttgtgtttgaaaaAGATTCTGCGTTGTTTAGTGTTTTAGAAAGATTCGGTTTGAATTCTCTTACATGTTTTCCCTTCCAAACTGAATTCCTCGAATGTTTCCCATTGAATAATTCATCTACGTTTTTTACGGCATAATTGGTAAAAAAGCatattatactaaataatatttaatattaactaaattttattaatattaactaatatttaactaaataatatttatttctgttatatttcctcaatgttcaattaaatctgtattcgatgcaactaaataaaaaaaatgtcataggaaaatttcatattttactgataattttatgtaaaacataTTGTATAGAAAAACAAtgacagttataaattttaatttaatgcagtaatgtgtagaataattaaatatccatatttacaaagaa carries:
- the LOC129984624 gene encoding uncharacterized protein LOC129984624 produces the protein MNISDEDTGLGRCIADGDPLALCENRNCIIIPNDNFATLFRKGRKMSPSNYLRAGDIVSENETLSNISNQTDENVGPELSDEDSSPFFPIELTYPRMIHGEEAPQLVKRSSGNDPDTFIPPPEFAEEEFEVKTSDRYGESDHDLRGKKYEKKDVGSFRPPSDHAVRDEKYAWKDHGSFRLPSGPEFGDRKYNRKGPGSFRPSSDPEFGDKNYGRKDSDSFRSLSDPDFRDDRKNSNSFRHPSDPDFGDIKHGKDLEDSPDSDSSFLSDNNDTPSKTFEQEEHNSPHLDEHPSFRGQSESRDPTYWGGNYGYACRVPQLRNSEVTCWKWPNWQSCKQTCIYGHGITSPRGTLRSTTYTCRNTENQWKPHRMEDCQPYLNCKVRLRSPGDLKCVEPTNRPAYCDISCEEYDNHSAQRVRVTCDEKQGGMRLPFCATLDNSFMNHIRSPSS